A window of Silurus meridionalis isolate SWU-2019-XX chromosome 28, ASM1480568v1, whole genome shotgun sequence contains these coding sequences:
- the tmod1 gene encoding tropomodulin-1 isoform X3, with amino-acid sequence MSYRKEMEKYRDVDEDELLQKLSEEELRRLEDELEELDPDNALLPAGMRQRDQTKKAPTGTFHRDNLLAHLEKQAKEHPDRDDLVPYTGEKRGKPWVPKTKVVNPILEDVTLEPELEEALANATDAELCDIAAILGMHTLMSNQQYYEALASSTIVNKQGLNSVIQCAQYKQIPDEHPNDTDVEHTLLMIKHNDPQLVEVNLNNIKNIPIGTLKAYAEALKENTVVERLSIVGTRSNDPVAYALADMLRVNTTLKCLNVESNFITGNGILALVESLQKNTTLQELKIDNQSQPLGNKVEMEIASMLEKNSTLLKFGYHFTQQGPRLRCSNAMMNNNDLVRKKRRESGPIFPKCRTDV; translated from the exons ATGTCATACCGTAAGGAGATGGAGAAGTATCgagatgtggatgaggatgaaCTCCTGCAGAAGCTCAGTGAAGAAGAACTCAGGAGACTCGAGGATGAACTTGAAGAGCTCGATCCTGAT AATGCTCTGTTACCGGCTGGGATGAGACAAAGAGATCAGACGAAAAAAGCTCCGACTGGAACGTTTCACAGAGACAACCTGCTGGCTCACCTGGAGAAACAGGCCAAGGAGCATCCAGACAGAGACGACCTGGTGCCCTATACTGGAGAGAAgagag ggaagCCATGGGTTCCAAAAACGAAGGTTGTAAATCCGATTCTAGAAGACGTCACACTGGAGCCGGAGCTGGAGGAAGCTTTAGCCAATGCTACAGATGCAGAACTGTGTGACATTGCAG CGATCCTCGGGATGCACACACTCATGAGTAATCAGCAGTATTATGAAGCTCTGGCCAGCAGCACCATCGTCAACAAACAGGGTTTAAATA gtgtgATCCAGTGTGCGCAGTATAAGCAAATTCCAGACGAGCATCCCAACGACACAGATGTGGAACATACACTACTGATGATTAAACACAATGATCCTCAACTCGTGGAGGTCAACCTGAACAACATCAAG aataTTCCAATTGGCACTCTTAAAGCATACGCTGAGGctctaaaagaaaacacagtagTGGAACGACTGAGCATCGTAGGAACACGGAGCAATGATCCTGTAGCCTAT gcgTTAGCCGACATGCTGCGAGTAAACACAACACTaaagtgtttaaatgttgaGTCGAACTTCATCACTGGGAACGGAATCCTCGCTCTGGTGGAGtcgctgcagaaaaacacaacactgcAGGAGCTAAAAATTGACAACCAG agtcAACCACTGGGTAATAAGGTGGAGATGGAGATCGCTAGCATGTTGGAGAAGAACAGCACACTGCTGAAGTTCGGTTATCATTTCACACAGCAGGGACCACGCTTACGCTGCTCTAACGCCATGATGAACAACAACGACTTGg taagaaagaaaaggCGTGAAAGTGGCCCGATTTTCCCTAAATGTCGGACAGACgtgtag
- the cplx2l gene encoding complexin 2, like yields MNFVMKAAMGGGPPDVGKMLGGEEDKDPEAEKEKEEERQEALRQQEEERKAKYSKMEAEREVLRQGIRDKYGIKKREEAEAEAQGVMDAASEGSLTRPKKAVPSGCGDEDEEEESIIDTVMKYLPGPLQDMLRK; encoded by the exons ATGAATTTTGTAATGAAAGCAGCGATGGGAG gcgGGCCCCCTGATGTGGGAAAGATGTTGGGAGGAGAGGAGGATAAAGACCCCgaggcagagaaagagaaagaggaggagagacaGGAGGCTCTGAggcagcaggaggaggagaggaaggcCAAGTACTCCAAGATGGAGGCCGAGAGGGAGGTGCTTCGCCAGGGCATCCGGGACAAG tACGGGATAAAGAAGCGTGAGGAGGCCGAGGCCGAGGCTCAGGGTGTGATGGACGCGGCGAGTGAAGGCAGTCTGACTCGCCCGAAAAAAGCCGTACCATCTGGGTGCGGAGacgaagatgaggaggaggagagcatCATAGACACAGTGATGAAATATCTACCAGGACCACTGCAGGACATGCTGaggaaataa
- the tmod1 gene encoding tropomodulin-1 isoform X2 yields MSYRKEMEKYRDVDEDELLQKLSEEELRRLEDELEELDPDNALLPAGMRQRDQTKKAPTGTFHRDNLLAHLEKQAKEHPDRDDLVPYTGEKRGKPWVPKTKVVNPILEDVTLEPELEEALANATDAELCDIAAILGMHTLMSNQQYYEALASSTIVNKQGLNSVIQCAQYKQIPDEHPNDTDVEHTLLMIKHNDPQLVEVNLNNIKNIPIGTLKAYAEALKENTVVERLSIVGTRSNDPVAYALADMLRVNTTLKCLNVESNFITGNGILALVESLQKNTTLQELKIDNQSQPLGNKVEMEIASMLEKNSTLLKFGYHFTQQGPRLRCSNAMMNNNDLVRIVRSDSDGAITFTLSVPELEKAFCKKFKFSSKPNKKEKA; encoded by the exons ATGTCATACCGTAAGGAGATGGAGAAGTATCgagatgtggatgaggatgaaCTCCTGCAGAAGCTCAGTGAAGAAGAACTCAGGAGACTCGAGGATGAACTTGAAGAGCTCGATCCTGAT AATGCTCTGTTACCGGCTGGGATGAGACAAAGAGATCAGACGAAAAAAGCTCCGACTGGAACGTTTCACAGAGACAACCTGCTGGCTCACCTGGAGAAACAGGCCAAGGAGCATCCAGACAGAGACGACCTGGTGCCCTATACTGGAGAGAAgagag ggaagCCATGGGTTCCAAAAACGAAGGTTGTAAATCCGATTCTAGAAGACGTCACACTGGAGCCGGAGCTGGAGGAAGCTTTAGCCAATGCTACAGATGCAGAACTGTGTGACATTGCAG CGATCCTCGGGATGCACACACTCATGAGTAATCAGCAGTATTATGAAGCTCTGGCCAGCAGCACCATCGTCAACAAACAGGGTTTAAATA gtgtgATCCAGTGTGCGCAGTATAAGCAAATTCCAGACGAGCATCCCAACGACACAGATGTGGAACATACACTACTGATGATTAAACACAATGATCCTCAACTCGTGGAGGTCAACCTGAACAACATCAAG aataTTCCAATTGGCACTCTTAAAGCATACGCTGAGGctctaaaagaaaacacagtagTGGAACGACTGAGCATCGTAGGAACACGGAGCAATGATCCTGTAGCCTAT gcgTTAGCCGACATGCTGCGAGTAAACACAACACTaaagtgtttaaatgttgaGTCGAACTTCATCACTGGGAACGGAATCCTCGCTCTGGTGGAGtcgctgcagaaaaacacaacactgcAGGAGCTAAAAATTGACAACCAG agtcAACCACTGGGTAATAAGGTGGAGATGGAGATCGCTAGCATGTTGGAGAAGAACAGCACACTGCTGAAGTTCGGTTATCATTTCACACAGCAGGGACCACGCTTACGCTGCTCTAACGCCATGATGAACAACAACGACTTGg tgcgTATAGTTCGCTCAGACTCAGATGGAGCCATCACCTTCACTCTGTCGGTCCCTGAGCTGGAGAAAGCCTTCTGTAAAAAATTCAAATTCTCCTCCAAACCCAA taagaaagaaaaggCGTGA
- the tmod1 gene encoding tropomodulin-1 isoform X1 produces MSYRKEMEKYRDVDEDELLQKLSEEELRRLEDELEELDPDNALLPAGMRQRDQTKKAPTGTFHRDNLLAHLEKQAKEHPDRDDLVPYTGEKRGKPWVPKTKVVNPILEDVTLEPELEEALANATDAELCDIAAILGMHTLMSNQQYYEALASSTIVNKQGLNSVIQCAQYKQIPDEHPNDTDVEHTLLMIKHNDPQLVEVNLNNIKNIPIGTLKAYAEALKENTVVERLSIVGTRSNDPVAYALADMLRVNTTLKCLNVESNFITGNGILALVESLQKNTTLQELKIDNQSQPLGNKVEMEIASMLEKNSTLLKFGYHFTQQGPRLRCSNAMMNNNDLVRIVRSDSDGAITFTLSVPELEKAFLRKKRRESGPIFPKCRTDV; encoded by the exons ATGTCATACCGTAAGGAGATGGAGAAGTATCgagatgtggatgaggatgaaCTCCTGCAGAAGCTCAGTGAAGAAGAACTCAGGAGACTCGAGGATGAACTTGAAGAGCTCGATCCTGAT AATGCTCTGTTACCGGCTGGGATGAGACAAAGAGATCAGACGAAAAAAGCTCCGACTGGAACGTTTCACAGAGACAACCTGCTGGCTCACCTGGAGAAACAGGCCAAGGAGCATCCAGACAGAGACGACCTGGTGCCCTATACTGGAGAGAAgagag ggaagCCATGGGTTCCAAAAACGAAGGTTGTAAATCCGATTCTAGAAGACGTCACACTGGAGCCGGAGCTGGAGGAAGCTTTAGCCAATGCTACAGATGCAGAACTGTGTGACATTGCAG CGATCCTCGGGATGCACACACTCATGAGTAATCAGCAGTATTATGAAGCTCTGGCCAGCAGCACCATCGTCAACAAACAGGGTTTAAATA gtgtgATCCAGTGTGCGCAGTATAAGCAAATTCCAGACGAGCATCCCAACGACACAGATGTGGAACATACACTACTGATGATTAAACACAATGATCCTCAACTCGTGGAGGTCAACCTGAACAACATCAAG aataTTCCAATTGGCACTCTTAAAGCATACGCTGAGGctctaaaagaaaacacagtagTGGAACGACTGAGCATCGTAGGAACACGGAGCAATGATCCTGTAGCCTAT gcgTTAGCCGACATGCTGCGAGTAAACACAACACTaaagtgtttaaatgttgaGTCGAACTTCATCACTGGGAACGGAATCCTCGCTCTGGTGGAGtcgctgcagaaaaacacaacactgcAGGAGCTAAAAATTGACAACCAG agtcAACCACTGGGTAATAAGGTGGAGATGGAGATCGCTAGCATGTTGGAGAAGAACAGCACACTGCTGAAGTTCGGTTATCATTTCACACAGCAGGGACCACGCTTACGCTGCTCTAACGCCATGATGAACAACAACGACTTGg tgcgTATAGTTCGCTCAGACTCAGATGGAGCCATCACCTTCACTCTGTCGGTCCCTGAGCTGGAGAAAGCCTTCT taagaaagaaaaggCGTGAAAGTGGCCCGATTTTCCCTAAATGTCGGACAGACgtgtag